The Flavobacterium praedii genome window below encodes:
- a CDS encoding TonB-dependent receptor has protein sequence MRTIYTKIILSLILLFIFSTSFAQNIVKGVLTDNQKNPLEAVNIVIKGTTYNTTSDSSGKFTIDTPQKPPFSILIQYVGYKTREIKIGLISDNPLELTLNTEDENVLSEVVVSSRRRIEKAQEVPIAVSVVTGKQAEQAGAFNVNRIKELVPSVQLYSSNPRNTGINIRSLGSPFGLTNDGIDPGVGFYVDGVYYARPAATTLDFIDVERIEVLRGPQGSLFGKNTTSGAFNITSRKPSFTSGADFELSYGNYAYLQAKASVTGALSKKIAGRISFSGTQRDGIIDNIRTGKPTNTLNNQAIRGQLLFTPSENTNIILAGDITTQHNDGYAQVVAGVAPTQRAAYRQFNAIIADLNYQLPSLNAFDRKIDHDTPWRSNQDLGGASLTIDTNIGGGTLTSTTAWRFWTWDPSNDRDFTGLQVLAKSQNPSRQTQITQEVRYAGQITSKISGVAGVFFIDQTSKTNGTEESGNAQWRFSQSSTSALWKTPGLFEGYGIRTNSKIHSTSAAVFGQLDWAVTERLHVLPGLRYNYDKKAADYDRKTYGGLQTTDPALIKIQQSVYTDQAFTSDTDKTDFSGNITVSYKVSDKINGYATYAKSYKPVGVNVAGLPSLAGKPILELAVIKPEDVNHYEFGVKTSPLRNSILNLTYFNTEIKDFQTNVQAAELGVNRGYLANADKVRVQGVELDASFVLNKHFAFNAAATYTDGKYVKFTNAPLPLEETGAAVSFKDVSGTDLPGVSKWAGSLGGEYSKDAKFFSNTGKLFVALDGYARSEFSSSPSASKYLIVDGYAIFNGRLGFRASEGLSIHIWGRNLLNKDYYEQLLPAGGNTGQYAGVLGDQRTYGITFKYAL, from the coding sequence AGTACTAACAGATAACCAAAAAAATCCTTTAGAGGCAGTAAATATTGTTATAAAAGGAACTACATACAACACAACTTCTGATTCAAGTGGAAAGTTCACAATTGATACACCACAAAAACCACCTTTTTCTATCCTTATACAATATGTGGGTTACAAAACAAGAGAAATCAAAATCGGTTTAATTTCAGACAATCCCTTAGAATTAACACTAAATACAGAAGATGAAAATGTTTTATCTGAAGTAGTTGTTTCTTCAAGACGCCGAATAGAAAAAGCACAAGAAGTACCAATTGCCGTTTCCGTTGTAACTGGAAAACAAGCAGAACAAGCTGGGGCATTCAACGTTAATCGAATAAAAGAATTAGTTCCTTCGGTTCAATTATACTCATCCAATCCAAGAAATACAGGAATAAACATTCGTAGTCTTGGTTCTCCTTTCGGATTAACCAATGATGGTATTGACCCTGGTGTTGGTTTCTATGTTGACGGTGTTTATTATGCTCGCCCAGCGGCAACAACTTTAGATTTTATTGATGTTGAACGAATTGAAGTTTTACGTGGACCTCAAGGATCCTTATTTGGCAAAAACACAACTTCTGGAGCTTTTAACATAACTTCTCGTAAACCAAGTTTTACTTCAGGAGCTGACTTTGAATTGAGCTACGGAAACTATGCTTACTTACAAGCCAAGGCATCAGTAACTGGGGCTTTGAGTAAAAAAATTGCAGGTCGTATCTCCTTTTCAGGTACACAACGTGATGGTATAATCGATAATATTAGAACAGGAAAACCTACCAATACACTAAACAATCAAGCTATTAGAGGGCAATTGCTATTTACTCCGTCTGAAAATACCAACATTATATTGGCAGGTGATATTACAACACAACATAATGACGGATACGCTCAGGTTGTTGCTGGTGTTGCACCAACGCAAAGAGCTGCTTACCGCCAATTTAATGCTATTATTGCCGATTTGAATTACCAACTTCCAAGTTTGAATGCCTTTGACCGCAAGATTGACCACGATACGCCTTGGCGTTCCAACCAAGATTTAGGTGGAGCATCCCTTACTATCGATACAAACATTGGAGGAGGTACTCTTACCTCAACAACTGCTTGGCGTTTTTGGACTTGGGATCCATCCAATGACAGAGATTTTACAGGATTACAAGTACTGGCAAAATCACAAAACCCTTCCAGACAGACACAAATAACTCAAGAGGTTCGTTATGCAGGTCAAATTACCTCTAAAATAAGCGGTGTTGCTGGAGTGTTTTTTATTGATCAAACATCAAAAACAAATGGCACAGAAGAATCTGGAAATGCTCAATGGAGATTTTCGCAAAGTAGTACAAGCGCATTATGGAAAACTCCAGGACTTTTTGAAGGATATGGAATACGAACAAATTCAAAAATACATTCGACCAGTGCGGCAGTATTTGGACAATTGGACTGGGCTGTAACAGAACGTTTGCACGTGTTACCAGGTTTACGATACAATTACGATAAGAAAGCAGCTGATTACGACCGAAAAACTTATGGAGGTCTACAAACAACCGATCCTGCATTGATTAAAATACAACAATCTGTATACACGGACCAAGCCTTTACTTCGGATACAGACAAAACTGATTTTTCTGGAAATATAACAGTCTCTTATAAAGTTTCTGACAAAATTAACGGTTATGCAACTTATGCTAAAAGTTACAAACCAGTTGGTGTGAATGTAGCAGGGCTTCCTAGTCTTGCAGGAAAACCAATTCTGGAACTTGCCGTAATTAAACCAGAAGATGTGAACCACTATGAATTTGGGGTAAAAACATCACCATTAAGAAACTCAATACTTAACTTAACTTACTTTAATACTGAAATTAAAGATTTTCAAACGAATGTTCAAGCTGCTGAATTGGGTGTGAATCGTGGATATCTTGCCAATGCAGATAAAGTAAGAGTTCAAGGTGTTGAACTAGATGCTAGTTTTGTACTTAATAAACATTTTGCTTTCAACGCGGCAGCAACTTATACTGACGGTAAGTATGTTAAATTTACAAATGCTCCGCTTCCTCTAGAAGAAACAGGAGCTGCAGTTTCCTTCAAAGACGTTTCAGGAACTGATTTGCCAGGTGTTTCAAAATGGGCAGGAAGTTTAGGTGGAGAATATAGTAAAGACGCAAAATTCTTCTCTAACACGGGAAAATTATTCGTAGCCTTAGACGGATATGCTCGCTCTGAATTTTCTTCAAGTCCTTCAGCATCTAAGTATTTAATAGTTGATGGTTATGCTATTTTCAATGGCCGACTAGGTTTCCGTGCATCAGAGGGTTTATCTATTCACATTTGGGGACGTAACCTTTTGAATAAAGATTATTACGAACAATTATTGCCTGCAGGTGGAAATACAGGACAATATGCTGGTGTATTAGGCGATCAAAGAACGTACGGTATAACTTTTAAATATGCTTTATAA
- a CDS encoding PstS family phosphate ABC transporter substrate-binding protein, producing MKTPKKVILSIIALIAINIIPNKVSAQDLSGNISISGAFALYPITVKWAEEFKKTHPNVKIDIQAGGAGKGITDVLSKVTDIGLVSRQLNAAEYKKGAFAIAVTKDAVIPTISATSPYRKVLYQRGVKKEAFNNIFITGKYKTWNALGFKSTAPIHVYTRSDAAGAAETWASYFGKKQEDLQGVAVFGDPGLAQAVQKDPTGLGFNNIVYIYDTKTNKPTNGIVPVPIDLNNNGKLDADENFYGDIDQLIAAIVSGKYPSPPARDLYFVTTGKPNNAIVKAFIKYILTDGQKFVTEAGYIKLSKEKLKKEIEKVK from the coding sequence ATGAAAACACCCAAAAAAGTAATATTATCGATAATTGCATTAATAGCAATTAACATAATTCCAAATAAAGTTTCGGCACAAGATCTATCAGGAAACATCAGTATTTCAGGAGCATTTGCTTTGTATCCTATCACCGTAAAATGGGCTGAAGAATTCAAAAAAACACATCCAAATGTTAAAATTGACATTCAAGCAGGTGGTGCTGGAAAAGGAATAACCGATGTATTGTCCAAAGTTACTGATATCGGATTGGTATCTCGTCAATTGAATGCTGCTGAATACAAAAAAGGAGCTTTTGCGATTGCTGTTACTAAAGACGCTGTAATTCCAACTATAAGCGCAACAAGCCCATACAGAAAAGTATTATACCAAAGAGGAGTCAAAAAAGAAGCCTTTAATAACATATTTATTACGGGAAAATACAAAACTTGGAATGCTTTGGGTTTCAAAAGTACAGCTCCTATACATGTGTACACAAGATCGGATGCTGCAGGGGCTGCCGAAACTTGGGCTAGTTATTTTGGCAAAAAACAAGAAGACTTACAAGGAGTTGCTGTTTTTGGAGACCCGGGATTGGCACAAGCAGTTCAAAAGGATCCAACTGGATTAGGTTTTAATAATATCGTTTATATCTATGATACTAAGACCAACAAACCAACCAATGGTATTGTTCCTGTTCCTATAGATCTTAACAATAATGGAAAATTAGATGCCGATGAAAATTTTTATGGAGATATTGACCAATTGATTGCTGCTATTGTATCAGGTAAGTACCCTTCGCCACCAGCAAGAGATTTGTATTTTGTAACCACAGGCAAACCGAATAATGCTATCGTAAAAGCCTTTATAAAATACATTCTTACCGATGGTCAAAAATTTGTTACCGAAGCTGGTTACATTAAACTTTCCAAAGAAAAACTAAAAAAAGAAATAGAGAAGGTAAAATAA
- the pstC gene encoding phosphate ABC transporter permease subunit PstC, with translation MKNIRLLKDRFIDKTFLTLTLLSISTVVLIALGLFYKSIPILNSTSLYNLLFSSEWKPFKEAFGFYPFIVGTLWVTAIAIIIALPLSMLTAIYLSEYAHIRVRRLVLPLIELLSGIPPVLYGVWGVLVIVPLIQDHIAPHFVEFTTGYSVLAGGIVLAIMIFPLIISIVIEVFDNVPQDLRNASLSLGATQWQTTKKVVLRKSFDGIVAAVVLAISRAFGETIAVLMVCGNLAQVPHSLFDSAYPLPALIANNYGEMMSIPMYDSALMFAALLLFVIIFLFNALSRIILYRIEKRNN, from the coding sequence ATGAAAAATATAAGACTACTCAAAGACCGTTTCATTGATAAAACATTCTTAACTCTTACACTCTTGTCTATCTCGACGGTAGTACTTATTGCGTTAGGATTGTTCTACAAATCAATACCTATTTTAAACAGTACATCCCTTTATAATTTATTATTCTCCTCCGAATGGAAACCTTTCAAAGAAGCCTTCGGATTTTATCCTTTTATAGTTGGTACACTTTGGGTGACTGCAATTGCTATTATTATTGCTTTACCATTATCAATGCTAACTGCTATTTATCTTTCGGAATATGCTCACATCCGCGTTCGAAGATTGGTTCTGCCTTTAATCGAATTATTATCCGGAATTCCGCCTGTACTTTATGGGGTTTGGGGTGTCTTGGTAATTGTTCCTTTGATTCAAGACCATATAGCACCCCATTTTGTGGAATTCACCACAGGTTATTCGGTGCTGGCAGGTGGAATTGTTTTGGCAATTATGATTTTCCCTCTCATCATTAGCATTGTGATTGAAGTGTTTGATAATGTGCCACAGGATTTACGAAACGCCTCTTTGTCATTGGGTGCTACGCAATGGCAAACCACCAAAAAAGTAGTTCTTCGAAAATCATTTGACGGAATTGTAGCAGCTGTGGTGCTCGCCATTTCCAGAGCTTTTGGAGAAACTATAGCCGTTTTGATGGTCTGTGGGAATTTGGCACAAGTTCCACATAGTTTATTCGATTCAGCGTATCCACTACCAGCGCTTATCGCTAATAATTATGGTGAAATGATGTCTATTCCTATGTATGATTCGGCATTGATGTTTGCAGCTTTGCTCCTATTTGTCATCATCTTTTTATTCAATGCGCTGTCTCGAATTATTTTATACAGAATCGAAAAAAGAAATAACTAA
- the pstA gene encoding phosphate ABC transporter permease PstA, which translates to MRKIEENIFKVLMILSTIIISSTLFMILYTIFSKGLGSLSWEMVSKIPEGGFYIGKGGGILNAIVGSIYITLGSTLLGLLISLPIVIYINVYAKRNATLATITRLSYDILFGIPSIVYGAFGFAIMVYMGLKTSLLAGIITVTLMIIPILVRAIDEVVRVVPEDMSNAVFALGGTRYESAKIILRQSIPGIITAILLSFGRAIGDAACVLFTAGFTDSIPTSLDQPAATLPLSIFFQLSSPIKEVQNRAYAAAVILTIIVLIISIVAKIASENLSKNKI; encoded by the coding sequence ATGAGAAAAATAGAAGAAAATATATTCAAAGTTTTGATGATACTAAGTACTATCATCATCAGTAGCACCTTGTTTATGATATTGTATACCATTTTTTCAAAAGGACTTGGTTCCTTAAGTTGGGAAATGGTTTCTAAAATTCCCGAAGGAGGTTTCTACATTGGTAAAGGCGGAGGTATTTTGAATGCGATAGTAGGATCCATTTATATCACTTTGGGTTCAACCTTATTGGGACTTTTAATTAGTCTTCCAATTGTAATTTACATTAATGTGTATGCCAAAAGGAATGCCACTTTGGCAACGATTACCCGATTGAGTTACGACATCCTGTTTGGAATTCCTTCCATAGTATATGGCGCTTTCGGATTTGCAATTATGGTTTATATGGGATTGAAAACCTCTTTATTGGCAGGAATCATTACGGTAACTTTGATGATAATTCCGATACTAGTTCGAGCCATAGACGAAGTAGTTCGAGTGGTGCCAGAAGATATGAGCAATGCCGTTTTTGCACTAGGAGGAACACGCTATGAATCGGCAAAAATTATACTTCGACAATCCATCCCCGGAATTATCACGGCGATATTACTGTCTTTCGGAAGAGCGATTGGCGATGCAGCTTGTGTGCTTTTCACGGCTGGTTTTACAGATAGTATTCCTACTTCATTAGACCAACCCGCAGCGACATTACCATTATCCATATTTTTCCAATTGAGTAGCCCTATTAAAGAAGTACAAAACCGAGCTTATGCAGCAGCTGTTATCCTAACCATTATTGTTTTAATCATCAGCATCGTAGCAAAAATAGCTAGCGAAAATCTTTCAAAAAATAAAATATGA
- the pstB gene encoding phosphate ABC transporter ATP-binding protein PstB — MIIQPHISIQNLNVHIGENHILKNINLDIPDKKVTSLIGPSGCGKTTLLKTMNRLLDRQNDVRVDGKVLVDGENIYDPKVEVTHIRKKMGLLSQRPFPLPMNIYDNIAYGPRIHGNHNKKELDQIVEKYLRGVNLWDEVKDRLKSPATRLSIGQQQRLCLARGLAIEPEIILGDEPTSALDPISTQAIEELFMELKDKYTIVLVTHILRQARRVSDYIGFVYMGEIIEFGPTEEVLLNPKEKLTKDYVKGFLV; from the coding sequence ATGATCATTCAACCTCACATAAGCATCCAAAATTTAAATGTTCACATTGGTGAAAACCATATTCTAAAAAACATCAATCTTGACATTCCAGACAAGAAAGTAACTTCGTTAATTGGTCCATCGGGTTGCGGAAAAACAACCCTTCTTAAAACCATGAACCGCTTACTCGACCGACAAAATGATGTTCGTGTAGATGGAAAAGTTTTGGTGGATGGCGAAAATATCTATGATCCAAAAGTAGAAGTAACCCATATTCGCAAAAAAATGGGGTTGCTTTCGCAAAGGCCTTTCCCATTGCCAATGAATATTTATGACAATATAGCTTACGGACCACGCATACACGGAAACCACAACAAAAAAGAACTAGACCAAATTGTAGAAAAATACCTTCGTGGTGTTAACCTTTGGGACGAAGTAAAAGACAGACTTAAATCTCCAGCTACACGACTTTCAATTGGTCAACAGCAAAGATTATGCTTGGCTAGAGGACTTGCAATTGAACCCGAAATTATTTTGGGAGATGAGCCAACATCTGCATTAGACCCTATTTCAACACAAGCCATAGAGGAATTATTTATGGAATTAAAGGATAAATACACGATTGTTTTGGTTACACACATTTTGCGTCAAGCGCGAAGAGTGTCGGATTATATTGGATTTGTCTATATGGGAGAAATTATAGAGTTTGGCCCAACAGAAGAAGTGCTTTTGAATCCAAAAGAAAAACTGACTAAAGATTATGTAAAAGGATTTTTGGTTTAA
- a CDS encoding DUF2490 domain-containing protein: protein MKTIRIFCLLLVCFASKAQTEKNVDHQSLLWTRYYNQLTINNKWSLHTEFDNRIFINPTEENLFVVRVQGRYKINNNLEIGAGYAYFSVATKVPEASYDFRIPENRGQQDITWKKEVGNFTMNQRFQIEERYIHNADKVGLLPGTTFYWRFRYRLQGEYSFWKKDSQYLKTIVYDELMVNGGKNIIYNTFDQNRIYVAMQYGVTKNSAFELGYLKSFQQRPSGVDYFDRDIIRFTFFHKIKLKEKHKVQTN from the coding sequence ATGAAAACCATCAGAATCTTTTGTCTTTTACTAGTATGTTTTGCTTCTAAAGCCCAAACCGAAAAAAATGTAGATCATCAAAGTTTACTATGGACTCGCTATTACAACCAATTAACAATAAACAACAAATGGTCTTTACACACTGAATTTGACAATCGGATATTTATAAATCCTACCGAAGAAAATTTATTTGTAGTACGAGTACAAGGGCGTTATAAAATTAATAACAACCTAGAAATTGGTGCTGGATATGCCTATTTTTCTGTTGCTACAAAAGTTCCTGAGGCCAGTTATGATTTCAGAATCCCAGAAAATAGAGGACAGCAAGATATTACTTGGAAAAAGGAAGTGGGCAACTTTACCATGAATCAACGGTTTCAAATAGAAGAACGATACATTCACAATGCCGATAAAGTTGGGCTACTTCCGGGAACTACTTTTTATTGGAGATTTAGATACCGACTTCAAGGTGAATATTCCTTTTGGAAAAAAGACAGTCAGTATTTAAAAACAATTGTGTATGATGAATTGATGGTTAATGGAGGGAAAAATATTATCTATAATACATTTGACCAAAATAGAATATATGTTGCTATGCAATATGGCGTTACTAAAAATAGTGCCTTTGAATTGGGTTATTTAAAAAGTTTCCAACAACGTCCGAGTGGCGTTGATTATTTTGATAGAGATATTATCAGGTTTACATTTTTTCATAAAATAAAACTAAAAGAGAAACACAAAGTACAGACTAATTAA
- a CDS encoding chromate transporter — MSTERLNYTLIDLIKYFLKLGTTGFGGPVALVGYMHRDLVENKKWINDSDFKEGLALSQLAPGPLAAQLGIYIGFVHFGILGATLSGLAFVIPSFIMVVLLGIAYQAYGGLPWMQAIFYGISAAVIGIIVLSSYKLTVKSISKFEVPAIKNNWLLWIFYIAATVLTAVTQKEELLLFVALGFIYMIVKAPPEWIKRPKTASLFFLTTAGLSSIELGKLGDLAWFFIKAGAFVFGSGLAIVPFLHAGVVNEHGWLTEHQFVDAVAVAMITPGPVVITVGFIGYLVAGATGATIAALGVFLPCYLFTVIPAPYFKKISQNKSIKAFVDGITAGVIGALVGAVIVIALRTIIDIPTAMIATGTVLILTYIKKIQEPHIIAIAALLGVLLKLI; from the coding sequence ATGAGTACAGAAAGACTTAATTACACATTAATCGATTTAATAAAATATTTTCTAAAACTAGGCACAACAGGTTTTGGCGGTCCCGTAGCTTTAGTTGGTTACATGCATCGTGACTTGGTAGAGAATAAAAAATGGATCAACGATTCCGACTTCAAAGAAGGATTGGCATTATCGCAATTAGCCCCTGGTCCTTTAGCGGCACAATTGGGAATTTACATTGGTTTTGTACATTTTGGAATTTTGGGCGCAACCCTTTCAGGATTAGCCTTTGTAATTCCCTCCTTCATAATGGTTGTTTTATTGGGCATTGCTTACCAAGCGTATGGCGGATTACCATGGATGCAAGCTATTTTTTATGGCATCAGTGCGGCAGTAATTGGGATAATTGTATTGAGTTCCTATAAGCTTACCGTTAAATCCATTAGTAAATTTGAAGTTCCTGCGATAAAAAACAATTGGTTACTTTGGATATTTTATATCGCAGCTACCGTCCTTACAGCTGTAACTCAAAAAGAGGAACTGTTGTTGTTTGTTGCTTTAGGTTTTATTTATATGATCGTAAAAGCACCACCCGAATGGATTAAACGCCCGAAAACTGCTTCTTTATTTTTTCTGACAACTGCTGGATTATCGAGTATTGAACTTGGAAAATTAGGAGACTTAGCTTGGTTTTTCATCAAAGCAGGAGCCTTTGTTTTTGGAAGCGGACTCGCCATCGTTCCCTTTTTGCACGCGGGTGTTGTCAATGAACACGGATGGTTGACCGAACATCAATTTGTTGATGCAGTAGCAGTAGCAATGATTACACCCGGGCCTGTTGTAATTACAGTGGGCTTTATTGGGTATTTAGTCGCGGGAGCAACGGGAGCAACAATTGCCGCTTTGGGCGTTTTTCTGCCTTGCTATTTATTTACAGTAATTCCCGCTCCCTATTTCAAAAAAATATCACAAAACAAAAGCATCAAAGCATTTGTTGACGGAATAACCGCTGGAGTAATTGGCGCTTTGGTGGGGGCTGTAATTGTAATTGCGCTCCGAACTATTATAGATATTCCAACAGCAATGATTGCTACAGGTACCGTTCTGATTCTCACTTACATCAAAAAAATACAAGAACCTCATATTATTGCTATTGCAGCTCTGTTAGGAGTTTTACTTAAACTGATTTAA